From Vicia villosa cultivar HV-30 ecotype Madison, WI unplaced genomic scaffold, Vvil1.0 ctg.004503F_1_1, whole genome shotgun sequence, one genomic window encodes:
- the LOC131642115 gene encoding uncharacterized protein LOC131642115: MSDPVLHPDPETHPLKEIAIDYTPELCSHCPISNTISLTYNHRGGSRWRSTTRFLHGTFTAKIQTPKGNTSGLNFNLYLSSLEGDTSQDEIDFEFLGKDTTIVQTNYYSNGIGNREKVHELGFDSADGFHEYGIKWDGDLIEWLVDGKVVRREDKKEGEGFPEKAMFLYASVWDASCVAEGMWTGKYHGTDAPYVCLYKDIHVPLNNAVE; the protein is encoded by the coding sequence ATGTCAGATCCAGTTCTCCACCCAGATCCCGAAACCCACCCACTGAAAGAAATCGCAATCGACTACACCCCAGAACTCTGCTCCCACTGTCCCATCTCGAACACAATTTCCCTAACCTACAACCACCGCGGCGGTTCACGGTGGCGATCCACAACCCGTTTCCTCCACGGCACCTTCACCGCCAAAATCCAAACCCCAAAAGGAAACACAAGCGGCCTCAACTTCAACCTCTACCTCTCCTCCCTCGAAGGCGACACCTCACAAGACGAAATCGACTTCGAGTTTCTCGGCAAAGACACAACGATAGTGCAAACTAACTATTACTCCAACGGGATTGGTAACAGAGAGAAGGTTCATGAGCTTGGGTTTGATTCGGCTGATGGGTTTCATGAATATGGAATCAAGTGGGATGGAGACTTGATTGAGTGGTTGGTTGATGGGAAGGTTGTGAGGAGGGAGGATAAGAAGGAAGGTGAAGGGTTTCCTGAAAAGGCTATGTTTTTGTATGCTTCTGTTTGGGATGCGAGTTGTGTTGCTGAGGGAATGTGGACAGGGAAGTATCATGGGACTGATGCTCCTTATGTTTGTCTTTATAAGGATATTCATGTTCCTTTGAATAATGCTGTTGAATGA